One window of Thermocoleostomius sinensis A174 genomic DNA carries:
- a CDS encoding S8 family peptidase encodes MLSSTSPETIALLDSSLGKIHGFGDSHDQYGLNSTSSDRNQLSTSLYRDQTLNLDLNQYSQRSSTDDSMLTVSNSSTSSLSDTTETTSSLSTNNKNSNETDTLTGIAATDALVNRSDSAPGTNNTVYGTLSGTDALNPTRPGAYKDDYVYRSRTTQTVQVSMSSSQFDTYLQIVNASTGQVIAYDDDSGPGLNSQLVFTATAGTTYFIRATSYAARATGAYALTTRASTTPPQSGQFNSTTGYGLVNAAVAVARSINTSTFGDVRDLGGNNWGTDMVRAPEVWARGYTGQGITVAVIDSGVDINHSDLRNNIWVNQREIPNDGIDNDGNGYVDDVYGWNFGAGQNNNNVTPGTSNSAQSHGTHVAGTIAAMNNGVGLTGVAPNARIMSLRMGDVDSFGRFVNPGSLAQAIRYAVDNGARVINISLSWTDSPELRSALAYAASRNVITVSAAGNNGNFSPGSPAYYATQYGLSVGAVDRYGSVAYFSNRAGSNSQMRHVVAPGVDVYSTLPGNRYGLLSGTSMASPHVAGVVALMLSANPNLTHAQVRQYLTGATTTTTASTLSTQGTTLTQTQADPELATLQSGSIDLNRTTDRSATYGISSAATRDAIDAAVYSTVDATDADADSLTGWVASQGRGNRQLDRNGSDEVDELFAVGNRRIARRYSV; translated from the coding sequence ATGCTTTCTTCAACATCACCAGAAACGATTGCTTTGTTGGATAGCTCGTTAGGTAAGATTCATGGATTTGGCGATAGTCATGATCAGTATGGACTAAATTCTACTTCTAGCGATCGAAATCAATTATCAACCTCTCTTTATCGCGATCAAACATTAAATTTAGATTTAAATCAATACTCACAGCGATCATCCACTGATGATTCAATGCTTACAGTCTCTAATTCCAGTACAAGTTCGCTGTCGGATACAACTGAAACTACTTCATCGCTATCAACAAATAACAAAAATTCAAACGAAACTGATACGCTTACTGGAATCGCTGCTACTGATGCTCTTGTGAATCGATCGGATTCTGCTCCTGGTACTAATAATACAGTCTACGGTACTCTGTCTGGAACCGATGCTCTGAACCCGACTCGTCCCGGTGCATACAAAGATGACTATGTTTATCGAAGTCGAACGACGCAGACGGTTCAAGTCAGCATGAGTTCATCCCAGTTTGATACGTACCTACAAATTGTTAATGCTAGCACTGGGCAAGTCATTGCCTATGACGACGATAGTGGCCCTGGACTTAACTCGCAACTTGTCTTTACGGCGACAGCTGGCACCACCTATTTCATCCGCGCTACGAGCTATGCTGCTAGAGCGACAGGAGCCTACGCCTTAACAACCCGTGCCAGTACCACACCGCCCCAATCTGGACAATTTAATTCAACAACTGGTTATGGTTTAGTCAATGCAGCCGTGGCAGTTGCCCGATCGATCAATACGTCTACCTTTGGCGATGTTAGGGATTTAGGTGGCAATAACTGGGGTACGGATATGGTTCGAGCACCAGAAGTTTGGGCCCGAGGCTACACCGGGCAGGGTATCACGGTGGCAGTGATTGATTCAGGAGTAGATATTAATCATTCCGATTTACGCAATAATATCTGGGTCAATCAGCGCGAAATACCCAATGATGGCATTGACAACGATGGCAACGGGTATGTAGATGATGTCTATGGCTGGAACTTTGGTGCCGGACAAAATAATAACAATGTCACACCAGGAACCAGTAACTCTGCACAAAGTCACGGTACGCACGTAGCGGGTACGATCGCGGCGATGAATAATGGTGTGGGACTGACAGGAGTAGCCCCCAATGCCAGAATTATGTCGCTGCGGATGGGTGATGTCGATAGTTTTGGACGCTTCGTTAATCCGGGCAGTTTAGCTCAGGCGATTCGCTATGCGGTAGATAACGGAGCTAGGGTGATTAACATAAGCTTGAGTTGGACAGATTCTCCTGAACTGCGATCGGCGCTTGCTTATGCCGCGTCTAGAAATGTAATTACTGTGAGTGCAGCGGGCAACAACGGGAATTTTTCACCCGGTTCCCCTGCCTACTATGCTACGCAGTATGGGCTATCAGTCGGTGCGGTCGATCGCTATGGGTCGGTGGCCTATTTCTCAAATCGTGCTGGTTCTAATAGCCAAATGCGGCATGTTGTAGCTCCAGGAGTAGATGTGTACTCCACGCTGCCAGGCAATCGCTATGGGTTGCTCAGTGGCACCTCAATGGCATCCCCCCATGTGGCTGGAGTGGTTGCCTTAATGCTCAGCGCTAATCCCAATCTAACCCATGCGCAGGTGCGGCAATATCTGACCGGAGCCACGACGACCACGACGGCATCAACTTTATCCACCCAAGGCACAACGCTGACTCAAACACAAGCTGACCCTGAATTGGCTACGCTGCAATCAGGGTCGATCGACCTAAATCGGACAACCGATCGTAGTGCTACCTATGGCATCAGCAGTGCCGCAACTCGCGATGCGATTGACGCAGCCGTGTATTCTACAGTTGATGCCACGGACGCGGACGCTGATAGCCTCACTGGTTGGGTGGCAAGCCAAGGCCGAGGAAATCGGCAGCTAGATCGCAATGGCAGTGATGAGGTCGATGAGCTATTCGCTGTTGGCAATCGCAGGATCGCTCGTCGGTATAGTGTTTGA
- a CDS encoding glutamate synthase-related protein — translation MLHHQESEVGYVGQRWLVEERDACGVGFIADQHGRASHSLVSKALIAATCMEHRGGCSADQDSGDGAGLMTAIPWNLFTDWLSCQAIAVPAIDQLGVGMMFLPAIAADAAIARDIVEKALSEVNLIPLGWRIVPVKPEVLGQQAKENQPQIEQLLVQSTQTGDELERLLYWARKRIEKAMSQQAQQTPGLQDFYICSFSSRTIVYKGMVRSEVLGLFYEDLANPLYESAFAIYHRRFSTNTMPKWPLAQPMRFLGHNGEINTLLGNINWMMAREAGLADPHWGDRLADLKPIVNAEQSDSANLDSVTELLVQSGRPPLETVMMLVPEAYQNQPDLDQYPEIVDFYEYYSGLQEPWDGPALLAFSDGKLVGATLDRNGLRPARYCITRDGLIVVASEAGVVDIPEAEIVEKGRLGPGQAIAVDLQTQEVLKNWDIKQRVARARPYGQWLQAHRQDLSPQPFLDEPFMVAENLLQHQTAFGYTTEDVEMIIQEMAAQGKEPTFCMGDDIPLAVLSSKPRLLYDYFKQRFAQVTNPPIDPLRESLVMSLSIQLGERGNLLDAKPEYAHLLKLNSPVLNDPELEQIRQSGFDTATLSTLFRIADGPDGLQHAVKNLCQQATAAVHDGKKILILSDRVNAAGDPTTLSEAFSYIPPMLAVGAVHHHLIRQGLRMKASIVVDTAQCWSTHHFACLVGYGASAVCPYLAWETVRHWWADGKTQKLMETGKIAKISLAGAQHNYRKAVEAGLLKILSKMGISLLSSYQAAQIFEAIGIGPDLLALGFQGTASRLGGLSVADLAQEIITFHSRAFPALTTKKLENFGFFNYKPGGEYHMNSPEMAKYLHKAVADKSIDHYALYQKYMEGRPITALRDLLDFQSDRPSIPIEDVEPVEEIVKRFCTGAMSLGSLSREAHETLAIAMNRLGGKSNSGEGGEDPMRYQTIGDVDETGRSQQFPHLKGLRHGDTASSAIKQVASGRFGVTPEYLMSGRQLEIKIAQGAKPGEGGQLPGKKVSPYIAMLRRSKPGVTLISPPPHHDIYSIEDLSQLIFDLHQINPQAKVSVKLVAEVGIGTIAAGVAKANADIIQISGHDGGTGASPLSSIKHAGVPWELGLTEVHRVLMENRLRDRVLLRADGGMKTGWDVVMAALMGAEEYGFGSVSMIAEGCIMARICHTNNCPVGVATQQEKLRQRFTGTPEHVVNFFYFVAEEVRSLLARLGYRSLTDIMGRSDLLKMRDGVSLTKTQALNLNCLTNLPDTRTDRSWLQHEDVHGNGYVLDDEILADADIQNAIAHHGTVSKTYKIVNTDRSVAARVSGAIAKQHGDTGFTGQIALNFEGSVGQSFGAFILPGMIVRLSGEANDYVGKGMHGGEIIIHPPAEATYTPSENVIIGNTCLYGATGGALFAVGQAGERFAVRNSNAQAVIEGTGDHCCEYMTGGVVVVLGKSGRNVGAGMTGGLAYFFDEDGSFPTKVNPEIVKVQRVVTPTGEQQLKALIQAHVDRTGSRKARFILDNWSEALPKFWQVVPPSEADSPEANPNAAVAEKVLTPVQ, via the coding sequence ATGCTGCATCATCAGGAATCAGAAGTTGGATATGTCGGTCAACGTTGGCTTGTCGAAGAACGCGATGCCTGTGGGGTCGGTTTTATTGCCGATCAACATGGGCGTGCTAGTCATTCGTTAGTCTCCAAGGCGTTGATAGCGGCTACTTGCATGGAACACCGAGGTGGATGCAGTGCCGACCAAGACTCGGGCGATGGGGCAGGGTTGATGACGGCAATCCCCTGGAACTTGTTCACTGATTGGCTCTCTTGTCAAGCAATCGCGGTTCCTGCGATCGATCAGCTTGGCGTAGGGATGATGTTTCTGCCGGCCATTGCCGCAGATGCGGCGATCGCGCGTGACATCGTTGAGAAAGCGCTCTCTGAGGTGAACCTTATCCCTCTAGGCTGGCGGATTGTGCCGGTTAAACCAGAAGTCCTTGGTCAGCAGGCAAAGGAAAACCAACCGCAGATTGAGCAGCTTTTGGTGCAGTCTACTCAAACGGGCGACGAGCTAGAGCGACTATTGTATTGGGCCCGTAAGCGCATCGAGAAAGCCATGAGTCAACAGGCTCAACAAACGCCAGGGCTACAAGACTTTTACATTTGCTCATTTTCGAGCCGCACGATTGTCTATAAAGGCATGGTGCGATCGGAAGTGTTGGGATTATTCTACGAAGACCTGGCAAATCCCCTGTACGAGAGCGCCTTTGCCATCTACCATCGTCGCTTCAGCACCAATACCATGCCCAAATGGCCGCTGGCACAACCGATGCGGTTTTTGGGGCATAACGGCGAGATCAATACGCTGCTGGGCAATATCAACTGGATGATGGCACGGGAGGCTGGATTGGCTGATCCGCACTGGGGCGATCGGTTGGCAGACCTCAAGCCGATTGTGAATGCTGAGCAAAGTGACTCGGCTAACCTCGACAGTGTCACCGAACTATTGGTACAGTCGGGGCGTCCGCCGCTGGAAACGGTGATGATGCTAGTGCCGGAGGCCTACCAAAACCAACCCGACCTTGATCAGTATCCAGAGATCGTTGATTTTTACGAGTACTACAGTGGGCTACAAGAACCCTGGGATGGCCCTGCCTTGTTGGCCTTTAGTGACGGAAAACTAGTCGGTGCAACACTTGATCGCAACGGCTTGCGACCAGCCCGTTACTGTATCACCCGCGATGGCTTGATTGTGGTGGCATCGGAAGCTGGTGTGGTAGACATTCCCGAAGCCGAGATTGTGGAAAAGGGGCGCTTGGGACCAGGACAGGCGATCGCCGTAGATTTGCAAACCCAGGAAGTGCTGAAAAACTGGGATATTAAGCAGCGCGTAGCCCGGGCCCGTCCCTATGGGCAGTGGCTCCAAGCACATCGGCAAGACCTGTCACCCCAACCTTTCTTGGATGAACCCTTCATGGTAGCTGAAAATCTGCTTCAGCACCAAACTGCCTTTGGGTACACCACCGAAGATGTGGAGATGATTATTCAAGAAATGGCGGCCCAGGGCAAGGAACCCACTTTTTGCATGGGGGATGATATTCCACTGGCAGTGCTATCAAGCAAGCCCCGGTTGTTGTACGACTATTTCAAGCAGCGCTTTGCGCAAGTGACGAACCCGCCGATCGATCCCCTGCGGGAAAGTTTGGTGATGTCGCTGTCGATTCAACTAGGTGAACGAGGCAATTTGCTCGACGCAAAGCCGGAATACGCCCATCTGCTGAAGCTGAATTCTCCAGTGCTAAATGATCCAGAACTCGAGCAAATCCGTCAGTCGGGCTTTGACACGGCCACCCTCTCAACCCTATTTCGGATTGCCGATGGACCAGATGGACTACAACATGCTGTCAAAAATCTGTGCCAACAAGCAACGGCTGCGGTGCACGACGGCAAGAAAATTCTGATTCTCAGCGATCGCGTCAATGCGGCTGGAGACCCAACGACTCTCAGCGAAGCGTTCAGCTACATTCCGCCGATGCTGGCTGTGGGCGCGGTGCACCATCACCTGATTCGGCAAGGCCTACGCATGAAAGCCTCGATCGTAGTTGATACAGCGCAATGCTGGAGCACTCACCACTTTGCTTGTTTAGTTGGTTACGGAGCTAGCGCCGTTTGTCCGTATTTAGCCTGGGAAACTGTGCGACACTGGTGGGCAGATGGTAAAACTCAAAAGCTGATGGAAACCGGCAAAATTGCCAAAATTAGCTTGGCTGGGGCGCAGCATAACTATCGTAAAGCCGTCGAGGCAGGGTTGCTGAAAATTCTCTCAAAGATGGGCATTTCGCTGTTGTCTAGCTATCAAGCGGCGCAAATTTTTGAAGCAATTGGTATTGGTCCTGATCTGCTAGCGTTGGGCTTTCAGGGCACGGCTTCGCGACTGGGTGGTTTGAGTGTGGCCGATCTAGCACAGGAGATCATCACATTCCACAGTCGCGCCTTCCCAGCGTTGACCACCAAAAAGCTGGAGAACTTTGGCTTCTTTAATTACAAACCCGGTGGCGAGTACCACATGAATAGCCCGGAGATGGCTAAGTACTTGCACAAAGCGGTAGCCGACAAGAGCATTGACCACTACGCTCTGTACCAAAAGTACATGGAAGGGCGACCAATCACAGCCCTGCGGGATTTGTTAGATTTCCAAAGCGATCGCCCCTCTATTCCAATTGAAGACGTTGAACCCGTGGAGGAGATCGTTAAGCGCTTCTGCACAGGGGCAATGTCGCTGGGATCGCTGTCCCGTGAAGCCCACGAAACCCTAGCCATTGCCATGAACCGATTGGGCGGCAAATCTAATTCTGGTGAGGGCGGCGAAGATCCGATGCGTTACCAGACGATTGGCGATGTCGATGAAACAGGGCGCTCTCAGCAATTTCCTCATCTGAAGGGATTACGCCATGGCGACACGGCCAGTTCGGCCATCAAACAAGTCGCATCAGGACGATTCGGCGTCACTCCAGAATATTTGATGAGCGGTCGGCAGCTAGAAATCAAAATTGCACAGGGGGCAAAACCCGGTGAAGGTGGCCAGCTACCCGGTAAGAAAGTCAGCCCCTACATTGCTATGCTGCGTCGATCGAAACCTGGTGTGACCCTAATCTCGCCGCCACCGCACCATGATATTTACTCGATCGAAGACCTGTCACAACTGATCTTTGATCTGCACCAAATCAATCCACAAGCCAAAGTCTCGGTGAAGCTAGTGGCAGAAGTGGGGATTGGGACGATCGCTGCTGGAGTGGCCAAAGCCAACGCCGATATTATTCAAATCTCTGGTCATGATGGTGGGACAGGCGCATCGCCGCTCAGTTCTATCAAACATGCCGGTGTTCCCTGGGAATTGGGACTGACTGAAGTGCATCGGGTACTGATGGAAAATCGTCTGCGCGATCGAGTATTGCTGCGAGCAGATGGCGGCATGAAAACCGGATGGGATGTAGTGATGGCGGCGCTGATGGGAGCCGAGGAATACGGCTTCGGGTCTGTGTCGATGATTGCGGAAGGCTGCATCATGGCCCGCATTTGTCACACCAACAACTGTCCAGTGGGCGTGGCCACACAACAAGAGAAACTGCGGCAGCGCTTTACCGGCACGCCTGAACATGTCGTGAATTTCTTCTACTTTGTAGCCGAGGAAGTTCGATCGCTGTTGGCACGGTTGGGCTATCGTTCGTTGACCGACATCATGGGACGATCGGATTTGCTGAAGATGCGGGATGGCGTGTCGTTGACCAAAACCCAAGCCCTGAATCTGAACTGCCTAACCAATCTCCCCGACACGCGCACCGATCGTAGTTGGTTGCAGCATGAGGATGTACACGGGAACGGCTATGTCCTGGACGATGAAATCCTAGCAGATGCCGATATTCAGAATGCAATTGCCCATCACGGTACGGTCAGCAAAACCTACAAGATTGTCAACACCGATCGATCGGTGGCGGCACGAGTATCGGGAGCGATCGCCAAACAGCACGGCGACACAGGCTTCACAGGACAAATTGCGCTTAACTTTGAGGGATCGGTGGGGCAAAGCTTTGGAGCCTTTATCCTCCCTGGCATGATTGTGCGGTTGTCAGGCGAAGCCAATGATTATGTGGGGAAAGGGATGCACGGTGGCGAAATCATCATCCACCCTCCTGCTGAAGCCACTTATACCCCGTCTGAAAACGTGATTATTGGCAATACCTGTTTATATGGCGCAACGGGCGGTGCATTGTTTGCCGTGGGCCAGGCAGGTGAACGCTTTGCAGTTCGTAACTCTAATGCTCAGGCGGTAATTGAAGGCACAGGCGATCACTGCTGCGAATATATGACGGGTGGCGTTGTTGTTGTACTGGGTAAATCCGGGCGTAACGTGGGCGCTGGTATGACGGGCGGCTTAGCTTACTTCTTTGACGAAGACGGTAGCTTCCCCACCAAAGTCAACCCGGAAATTGTCAAAGTACAGCGGGTTGTCACACCAACTGGTGAGCAACAGCTAAAAGCTTTGATTCAAGCCCACGTCGATCGCACAGGTAGCCGCAAAGCCCGGTTCATTCTCGACAACTGGAGCGAAGCCCTGCCGAAGTTCTGGCAAGTGGTACCACCATCGGAAGCCGATAGCCCTGAAGCCAATCCCAATGCAGCAGTTGCGGAAAAGGTGCTGACTCCGGTGCAGTAG
- a CDS encoding phosphodiester glycosidase family protein: MARTRTRRRRDRRDRSRYPRPVSVSLSRSPANHSPDTLVFVPLLVMVVCLLLIRQPSIAQVLQLPSPVVTDWKTGLLSSMGRAFQFAQVFEPAVITQQGNQVILNGRAYPVAWSQRQNRIGVSDTSLLQLIGVDLLSTADVSKQPIEWFSDQRVNPIVLPTWRSGPIRYLDITDLPQHFSWQLETNGGTLQITTPTARVTGVRQGRQSWGDRIVIDLDRSTPWQVDEQPGAVIVTLDAQVSPAILRAFKPTAGNRITSTKVETSHNRTVIRVGMAAGIRPRVWAIPDPNRLLIDVRPDSLVERDILWAPGIRWKQQFVKLGNSSFPVVTLNINPRQPGITLKPIVSHASTVVGTAPLLSTAQSIQAAAAINGGFFNRNNQLPLGAIRRDFRWISGPILNRGAIAWSDTGDITVGRLHLQETLKTSTGQQLPVVYLNSGYVGLGVYRHTQEWGTTYTPILDNERIVTVRNDRVTQQQQSGAAGKNPIPIPSDGYLLVIRGNDAAFNALSVGTGIEIEAATQPAEFDRYPNVVGAGPLLVQNRQIVLNAQGEQFSTAFQQQGAVRSVIATTAEGNLLLAAIHNRIGGSGPTLAETAQLMQQMGAVNALNLDGGSSTALYLGGRLLDRIPATAAQVHNGIGVFVQPDS; the protein is encoded by the coding sequence GTGGCCAGAACTAGAACTCGTCGTCGTCGGGATCGGCGTGATCGATCGCGCTATCCTCGCCCTGTCAGTGTCTCCCTATCTAGGAGTCCAGCCAATCACTCCCCAGACACCCTTGTCTTTGTGCCCCTGTTGGTGATGGTGGTGTGTCTGCTATTGATCCGGCAGCCTAGCATTGCGCAGGTGCTTCAGCTTCCCTCGCCAGTTGTCACCGATTGGAAAACCGGGCTGCTGTCGTCGATGGGACGGGCCTTTCAATTTGCGCAGGTGTTTGAGCCGGCTGTCATCACCCAACAAGGCAATCAGGTCATTCTCAATGGGCGTGCCTATCCCGTTGCCTGGAGCCAACGCCAAAACCGCATTGGTGTTTCGGATACATCCTTGCTGCAACTCATTGGGGTTGATTTACTGAGTACCGCCGACGTGTCTAAGCAGCCAATCGAATGGTTTTCCGATCAGCGAGTCAACCCGATCGTCTTACCTACGTGGCGCAGTGGCCCGATTCGATATTTGGACATTACAGATTTACCGCAGCATTTTAGCTGGCAGCTTGAAACCAATGGTGGAACACTACAGATTACGACACCTACCGCTAGGGTGACAGGGGTGCGGCAAGGCCGCCAAAGTTGGGGCGATCGAATTGTGATAGATCTAGATCGATCGACGCCGTGGCAGGTTGATGAACAACCAGGTGCTGTGATCGTCACCCTGGACGCCCAGGTTTCCCCTGCCATCCTCCGTGCCTTTAAACCAACGGCAGGCAACCGCATCACCTCGACCAAAGTGGAAACTAGCCACAACCGTACGGTAATTCGAGTAGGAATGGCGGCGGGCATTCGTCCTCGCGTTTGGGCAATTCCAGACCCTAATCGGTTGTTAATTGATGTTCGTCCCGATTCGCTCGTAGAACGCGATATCCTTTGGGCCCCCGGCATCCGCTGGAAGCAGCAGTTTGTGAAGCTGGGCAACAGTAGTTTTCCCGTGGTAACGCTAAATATTAACCCTCGGCAACCAGGCATTACGCTCAAGCCGATCGTCAGCCATGCTTCCACGGTCGTTGGTACGGCTCCTCTATTGTCTACCGCGCAGTCGATTCAGGCCGCCGCCGCCATCAATGGTGGGTTTTTTAACCGCAACAATCAACTTCCCTTGGGCGCTATTCGTCGTGATTTTCGCTGGATTTCAGGGCCGATCTTAAACCGAGGGGCGATCGCCTGGTCAGATACGGGCGATATCACTGTGGGACGATTACACCTGCAAGAGACGTTGAAGACCTCCACAGGACAACAATTGCCCGTGGTCTATCTCAATAGCGGCTATGTGGGGCTTGGTGTTTATCGACATACCCAAGAGTGGGGAACAACTTACACCCCAATTTTGGACAATGAACGCATTGTCACAGTTCGTAACGATCGAGTCACCCAACAACAGCAGTCCGGAGCCGCTGGTAAAAACCCAATCCCCATTCCCAGCGATGGGTACTTATTGGTAATTCGTGGAAACGATGCCGCCTTTAACGCTTTGTCTGTGGGGACGGGCATTGAAATCGAAGCCGCTACCCAACCAGCTGAGTTCGATCGTTATCCCAATGTGGTCGGGGCAGGTCCACTACTGGTACAAAATCGTCAAATTGTTCTCAACGCTCAAGGCGAACAGTTTTCGACCGCTTTTCAACAACAAGGAGCCGTTCGTAGCGTCATTGCCACCACGGCTGAGGGCAACCTACTGTTGGCAGCCATTCATAATCGCATCGGTGGGTCTGGGCCAACGCTGGCAGAAACCGCTCAACTCATGCAGCAGATGGGAGCCGTAAACGCACTGAATTTAGATGGAGGTAGCTCAACAGCACTGTATCTAGGTGGACGACTACTCGATCGAATTCCAGCCACAGCCGCCCAAGTTCATAATGGCATCGGCGTCTTTGTCCAACCTGATTCTTAG
- a CDS encoding phosphomannose isomerase type II C-terminal cupin domain, with the protein MAQPKEVTQPTALSVPNPAVAKGVAATELRPWGSFTVLEEGNGYKIKRIEVKPGHRLSLQMHHHRSEHWIVVSGTARVFCGSEEKLLFCNQSTYVPACTKHRLENPGVIPLVLIEVQNGEYLGEDDIIRFQDDYSRADK; encoded by the coding sequence GTGGCTCAACCGAAAGAAGTGACGCAACCAACAGCGCTATCTGTCCCAAACCCAGCTGTTGCCAAGGGCGTGGCAGCGACTGAACTACGCCCCTGGGGGTCTTTCACCGTTCTAGAGGAAGGCAACGGTTACAAGATTAAGCGCATTGAAGTCAAGCCAGGACATCGCCTCAGCTTACAGATGCATCACCACCGCAGCGAGCATTGGATTGTGGTATCAGGTACGGCTCGTGTATTCTGCGGTTCGGAAGAAAAGCTGCTATTTTGTAACCAATCGACCTATGTTCCGGCGTGCACGAAGCATCGGTTGGAAAACCCCGGGGTGATCCCGCTGGTGTTAATCGAAGTGCAGAATGGCGAATATCTCGGAGAGGATGATATTATTCGATTCCAAGACGATTATTCTCGCGCAGATAAGTAA
- a CDS encoding phycocyanobilin:ferredoxin oxidoreductase: MSSSTTRSIREQQHPLIHQLADVIESVWQRYLDLSPYQLPEDLGYVEGRLEGEKLIIENQCYQTPQFRKLHLELAKVGNSLDILHCVMFPRPEYALPMFGADLVGGRGQVSMAIADLSPVSRDRRLPDVYRSALHALPIPEFSQARTVPAWGDIFSEFCVLIRPGSAEEEAQFLSRVEAFLQIHCQQATAMPPTPETQSEILAGQQYYCTQQQQNDKTRRVLEKAFGTEWADRYMTTVLFDVPEPEAR; the protein is encoded by the coding sequence ATGTCTTCTTCAACTACTCGATCGATCCGCGAACAACAGCATCCTCTGATTCATCAGCTTGCCGATGTCATTGAGTCGGTTTGGCAGCGCTATCTCGATCTATCTCCCTATCAGCTTCCTGAAGACTTGGGCTATGTGGAGGGACGGCTAGAGGGCGAAAAGCTGATTATTGAAAATCAGTGTTATCAAACTCCGCAATTTCGTAAGCTGCATCTGGAACTCGCTAAAGTTGGTAATTCGTTGGATATTTTGCACTGTGTAATGTTTCCGCGTCCGGAGTATGCCCTACCAATGTTTGGTGCTGATTTAGTCGGTGGGCGCGGACAAGTGAGCATGGCTATTGCCGATTTGTCCCCAGTCAGCCGCGATCGCCGCTTACCGGATGTCTATCGATCGGCTCTGCATGCTTTGCCAATCCCAGAATTTTCGCAAGCGCGCACCGTGCCAGCCTGGGGTGATATTTTTTCCGAGTTTTGCGTATTGATTCGTCCGGGTAGTGCAGAGGAAGAAGCTCAGTTTCTATCGCGGGTGGAAGCCTTCCTTCAGATTCATTGTCAGCAGGCAACAGCCATGCCTCCAACCCCCGAAACCCAATCGGAGATTTTAGCTGGACAGCAATACTACTGTACGCAACAGCAGCAGAATGATAAAACTCGCCGCGTTTTAGAAAAAGCCTTCGGTACTGAGTGGGCCGATCGCTATATGACTACCGTACTGTTTGATGTACCCGAGCCGGAAGCGCGATGA